From Arcticibacter tournemirensis, one genomic window encodes:
- a CDS encoding PilN domain-containing protein, producing the protein MIFDKYQWLNSCTGVELHLFPDGSYACRTCSVSLAGNLLNIDSKSEYSGDLASLLKKLPKDKPVALSLTGKGVLIRKTARIEEIGRDKLNEVFPNLQSDQFYVQNFISGDLSFVSIIRRDVSDQILVAFAGEGLNVLLLTAGPFAASAVLRQLNTYGDELCFDGHCVQYTKEWDWTEYRFEPGKKSEFPLKVGIEALPGQFLIAYASAFQLALYPRLPVVSLPAPEVEHHLDEFEQKQRFNFRAVAVLSGFFVLLLLNFVLFSYFNSANEALLSQLSQTSASLENLQHTEKEIASNEKLLQKLGWNKGIRLSYLADQLGQTLPSSLKLKEIGINPMNVTETGRQRKEIYDTGKIKIRGEASDPAALNNWIYILKGKDWAKQVNLDSFSPSGDDNTQEFTITINY; encoded by the coding sequence ATGATTTTCGATAAATATCAATGGCTTAATTCCTGCACAGGCGTGGAACTTCACCTGTTTCCCGACGGCTCTTATGCCTGCAGGACCTGTTCGGTTTCGCTTGCGGGGAATCTGCTGAACATTGATAGCAAATCGGAGTATTCCGGCGATCTTGCTTCGCTGTTGAAGAAGCTTCCTAAAGATAAACCTGTTGCCCTGAGCCTTACCGGGAAAGGAGTGCTGATCCGAAAAACGGCAAGGATAGAGGAGATCGGAAGGGACAAACTGAACGAAGTGTTCCCGAATCTGCAGTCGGACCAGTTTTATGTACAGAACTTTATCAGCGGCGACTTGTCCTTTGTCTCCATTATCCGCAGGGACGTAAGCGACCAGATTCTCGTAGCCTTTGCCGGAGAAGGGTTGAACGTATTGCTGCTTACAGCCGGTCCGTTTGCTGCATCTGCGGTTCTGAGGCAGCTGAATACCTATGGGGATGAGCTGTGTTTTGATGGGCATTGCGTACAGTATACTAAAGAATGGGACTGGACAGAATACCGGTTTGAACCTGGAAAAAAATCAGAATTTCCTTTGAAAGTTGGTATAGAAGCGCTGCCCGGGCAGTTCCTTATTGCCTATGCTTCAGCATTTCAGCTGGCCTTATATCCCCGGCTGCCGGTGGTTTCGCTGCCCGCGCCCGAGGTTGAACATCATCTCGACGAGTTTGAGCAGAAGCAACGGTTTAACTTCAGGGCGGTGGCTGTTCTTTCTGGCTTTTTCGTGCTTCTGTTGCTCAATTTTGTGCTCTTCAGTTATTTTAATTCGGCAAATGAAGCGCTGCTTTCGCAGTTAAGCCAAACTTCAGCCAGCCTGGAGAACCTGCAGCATACCGAAAAGGAAATTGCATCGAATGAAAAGTTACTCCAGAAATTAGGATGGAACAAGGGCATCCGCTTATCCTATCTCGCTGACCAGCTGGGACAAACGCTTCCATCTTCCCTGAAACTAAAGGAAATAGGGATTAATCCCATGAATGTTACCGAGACAGGCAGACAGAGGAAGGAAATTTATGATACCGGAAAAATAAAGATCAGGGGAGAAGCTTCTGATCCTGCAGCCTTAAATAACTGGATTTACATCCTGAAGGGGAAGGACTGGGCAAAGCAGGTAAACCTGGACAGCTTCTCACCTTCGGGGGACGACAATACACAAGAATTTACAATAACGATTAACTACTAA
- a CDS encoding HTH domain-containing protein: MFLQLFNRLERIDYLIRSKSTGTPDELARRLEMSERTLYAFIHEMRASGAPIGYSKTIRSYYYLKKGKFGFGFMEE; the protein is encoded by the coding sequence ATGTTTTTACAACTGTTTAACCGCCTGGAACGTATTGATTATCTTATCCGTTCCAAATCTACAGGAACGCCTGACGAACTAGCCCGTCGTCTGGAAATGTCCGAAAGGACGCTGTATGCTTTTATTCATGAAATGCGGGCATCAGGAGCTCCCATCGGATACTCAAAGACGATCAGATCCTATTACTACCTAAAGAAAGGAAAATTCGGGTTTGGCTTCATGGAGGAATAG
- a CDS encoding DUF6443 domain-containing protein: protein MKPPIQKPMLSLRGMVGALLTLLILFTAGRSYSQDGTHMYDPINAGALSPCGGMFTDSRNNNYTNGIYYSDNYNEYNNSGQAHGQSGPDVWYTFSVSDYTDVHISLCGSNFDTYVHVLDENGEWVNSNDDSDCGRPSKLDVPGLSPGVYYVVVEGYGGSTGDYVLELSSTMYSSPSQGADMYNYIGAGIYSSSGSFTHTMSNEDLCLKNDIGQPSTDIYYRFTLYNTAQVTLSHCGSGFDTYLYLLDADGNEIARNDDNTGPLCPGSQAYLQLTLTSGSYYVVSEGNDNNTGNIVTTINVSMLPTIPEISYTFPSAVSLGSPVSVNVTNTGAPAVSVNTTTTYAGTGSAGMTNTGALSSTFNNPLSVAADASGNVYVADAGNHSIRKISTSGQVSTLAGAGYSGYADGTGTAARFTHPSSLAVDGSGTLYVTDQQNHRIRKISPSGVVTTFAGSGTAGYAEGTGTGASFRTPAGITLDASGNVYIADLENHRIRKISPSGVVSTYAGTGVQGSTNGAAASASFTYPIGLTFDASGNLYVVERQGQRVRKITPAGVVSTLAGSGTAGFVNGTGSAAYFNWPNAVVADPSGTLYVCDQLNHMVRKVTPSGAVSTLAGTTTAGVVNGTGDQVRMNGPFGICRDAQGNLYVGNNAGNVIRKITLTPAFTISPALPAGLTLNGETGTISGTPTTVSPATTYTITARSSGGTATTTITFAVTGGGPRPSQDQNYILTSTPLKPFDGTVDVSNKDASEVQHTIQYFDGLGRPLQTVQYKGAPAKDKDLVVPNEYDAFGREAKKYLGYADVSNTGSYKPNALTSLPSYFSAPAAGSGVSAVPSPFAETRFEPSPLNRVEEQGAPGNPWQLSTSGISGSGHTVKTEYGTNTASGERAVRLYYANVVTTAGEGYKRTLSSTGNYEASQLYLTITKDENWTSGKTGTTEEYKDKQGQVVLKRTWKDESTPYSTYYVYDDFGDLSFVLPPGSEPDGGMDDTRLTKYGYQYRYDGRRRLIEKKIPGKDGWESMVYNKIDQVVLSQDPKQAQSGKWNFTKYDGLGRVVMSGEYQNSTGTRTSLQTTADAQTDTLWERYTGGSTGEGYTNRTFPTSYSKLLSVNYYDDYTFPGSTIFGSLPVARSRMIKSLLTGTKTNVLGTTTMLTSLTFYDDEGRVMQVKSQNYRGGVDSVLTTYTFTDQPVTVIRYHTSPSNSVTVRTRYQYDHMGRKTHTWESINNATEVLLAKNNYNEVGQLWKKELHNGLQTTTYTYNERGWLSGSSSPKFDLKLRYNSPTKGAPAQYNGNISEQEYTGDYSGNRWFTYQYDALNRLTTSVYNNNNLLGEQLVYDKMGNITSLTRGNYGTLGYLYDGNRLSSVSGFKAGSYGYDVNGNATTDGTRGVTITYNELNLPSQVSGTGTATYTYDAAGNKLRSVQGGTTRDYIAGIQYTNGVIDFIQTEEGRAVRKSDGSYAYEYNLKDHLGNTRVVIDDNGNNTQRVVQEDEYYSFGLNVGRYTLGNKNNYLYNGKEKQDVLTDEYDYGARFYDPVIGRWTSVDPLAEKGRRWSPYSYTFDDPIRFTDPDGMWPGLDMFSLSGSVAFYKGMTNFAKTMVKAAIATVNSVLDPISNANYAGNTHGAKHVTYTKAANEGVKTLAAEVAVGAAAGKIVGSVAKTFAREASAGTGAGAVRAAKYSSQWEGASLDATIEKFTPGAKGVIEGQKTIYNNAETGVQVVYDNSGDYFRIQDTNLAGKRQYLDMSGEVPNNKVVNGKQMGRNQAEYNQVTHFRNIDNP, encoded by the coding sequence ATGAAGCCACCTATCCAGAAACCGATGCTGTCCCTCAGGGGGATGGTTGGGGCGCTATTGACGTTGCTGATCCTGTTTACAGCAGGCAGAAGCTACAGCCAGGATGGAACCCATATGTACGATCCCATCAATGCGGGGGCCTTAAGTCCCTGCGGGGGCATGTTTACCGACTCGCGGAACAATAACTATACAAACGGGATCTATTATTCCGATAACTATAACGAGTATAACAACTCCGGCCAGGCCCACGGACAGTCCGGTCCTGACGTATGGTATACCTTTTCTGTTTCAGACTATACGGACGTGCATATCTCCCTTTGCGGGAGTAACTTTGACACCTATGTTCACGTACTGGATGAAAACGGGGAATGGGTGAACAGCAATGACGATTCGGACTGTGGCAGGCCTTCCAAACTGGACGTTCCAGGACTCAGTCCCGGGGTCTATTATGTGGTAGTGGAGGGCTATGGCGGCAGCACCGGCGACTATGTTCTTGAGCTCAGCAGCACCATGTACAGCAGTCCCTCGCAGGGAGCGGATATGTATAACTATATCGGGGCGGGCATTTATAGCAGTTCAGGGTCTTTCACCCATACTATGAGTAATGAAGACCTTTGCCTGAAAAACGACATAGGGCAGCCCAGCACTGATATCTACTACCGGTTCACTTTATACAATACAGCCCAGGTAACCCTGTCGCACTGCGGCAGCGGCTTTGATACCTACCTGTACCTTCTGGATGCCGATGGAAATGAGATAGCGCGTAACGATGATAATACAGGCCCCCTTTGCCCGGGCTCACAGGCCTATCTGCAATTGACCCTCACATCCGGCAGCTATTATGTGGTATCAGAAGGGAATGACAATAATACCGGCAATATCGTCACGACGATCAATGTGAGTATGCTGCCCACTATACCAGAGATTAGCTATACGTTCCCTTCAGCGGTTTCCCTGGGGAGTCCGGTGTCGGTCAATGTGACCAATACGGGAGCTCCGGCCGTATCGGTAAATACGACTACGACGTACGCGGGTACAGGCTCGGCAGGCATGACCAATACAGGGGCGTTATCCTCGACGTTTAATAACCCGCTGTCGGTAGCAGCGGACGCCTCCGGCAATGTGTATGTAGCCGATGCCGGGAACCATAGTATCCGGAAGATCAGCACCTCAGGTCAGGTGAGCACCCTTGCTGGTGCAGGCTACAGCGGGTATGCAGATGGTACAGGCACAGCAGCCCGGTTCACCCACCCATCCTCACTGGCGGTTGATGGATCGGGAACACTCTATGTCACGGACCAGCAAAACCACCGGATCCGGAAGATCAGCCCTTCGGGGGTAGTGACCACCTTTGCAGGCAGTGGTACGGCAGGTTACGCTGAAGGTACCGGAACAGGGGCCAGCTTCAGGACTCCGGCTGGCATTACCCTGGATGCCTCAGGGAACGTGTATATAGCCGACCTGGAAAACCACCGGATCCGGAAGATCAGCCCCTCGGGAGTGGTGAGCACGTATGCCGGAACAGGAGTACAGGGCAGTACAAACGGAGCAGCAGCTTCTGCCTCCTTTACGTATCCTATCGGTTTAACCTTTGATGCCTCCGGCAACCTCTATGTGGTGGAACGGCAGGGACAAAGGGTGAGAAAGATCACCCCGGCAGGCGTAGTAAGCACTCTTGCCGGGAGCGGAACAGCAGGCTTTGTCAATGGTACAGGCAGTGCTGCCTATTTTAACTGGCCGAATGCGGTTGTGGCCGATCCCTCGGGTACTCTTTATGTATGCGACCAATTAAACCACATGGTCAGAAAGGTTACTCCGTCAGGAGCAGTCAGCACCCTTGCCGGAACAACCACCGCCGGGGTGGTTAACGGCACGGGAGATCAGGTGCGCATGAACGGACCCTTCGGTATTTGCCGTGATGCGCAGGGGAACCTCTATGTAGGCAACAATGCAGGCAACGTGATCCGCAAGATCACTCTCACGCCGGCCTTCACCATCAGCCCTGCACTTCCAGCCGGACTGACCCTGAACGGCGAAACCGGGACGATCTCCGGGACGCCTACCACCGTCAGCCCTGCCACCACGTACACGATAACGGCCAGGAGCAGCGGAGGAACAGCCACAACGACCATTACCTTTGCCGTAACGGGAGGCGGCCCCCGGCCGAGCCAGGACCAGAACTATATCCTGACGAGTACGCCGCTGAAACCCTTTGACGGAACGGTAGACGTAAGCAATAAAGATGCATCAGAAGTTCAGCATACCATCCAGTACTTTGACGGACTGGGACGGCCCCTTCAGACGGTGCAGTATAAAGGGGCACCTGCGAAGGACAAAGACCTGGTGGTCCCCAATGAATACGATGCCTTCGGGCGGGAGGCAAAGAAATACCTGGGCTATGCCGATGTATCCAATACAGGAAGCTATAAGCCCAACGCACTAACATCCTTGCCATCCTACTTCAGCGCCCCTGCAGCAGGGTCAGGAGTAAGCGCTGTTCCATCCCCCTTTGCCGAGACGAGGTTTGAGCCATCACCGCTGAACCGGGTGGAAGAGCAGGGTGCACCGGGCAATCCATGGCAGTTAAGCACCAGCGGGATCAGCGGCAGCGGCCATACAGTAAAGACCGAATACGGGACCAATACAGCATCGGGAGAGCGGGCAGTACGGTTATACTACGCCAATGTGGTGACTACCGCAGGTGAGGGGTACAAGCGGACTTTGAGCAGCACGGGCAACTATGAGGCTAGCCAGTTGTACCTCACTATCACCAAAGATGAGAACTGGACAAGCGGTAAAACCGGCACAACAGAAGAATATAAAGACAAACAGGGACAGGTAGTATTAAAACGAACCTGGAAGGATGAAAGCACCCCTTATTCCACCTACTACGTCTACGATGACTTTGGCGACCTGAGCTTCGTGCTCCCTCCGGGATCAGAGCCCGACGGGGGCATGGACGATACCCGCCTGACCAAGTACGGCTATCAGTACCGTTACGACGGGAGAAGAAGACTGATTGAAAAGAAGATCCCGGGAAAGGACGGCTGGGAAAGCATGGTGTACAATAAGATCGATCAGGTGGTACTGAGCCAGGACCCCAAGCAGGCACAAAGCGGCAAATGGAACTTTACCAAATACGACGGCCTGGGCCGGGTGGTGATGAGCGGGGAATACCAGAACAGTACCGGCACGCGTACTTCACTTCAGACTACAGCCGATGCCCAGACCGACACCCTTTGGGAGAGGTATACGGGAGGCAGTACAGGAGAAGGCTATACCAACCGGACTTTCCCCACCAGCTACAGCAAACTGCTGAGCGTGAACTATTACGACGACTATACCTTTCCGGGCAGCACTATATTTGGCTCCCTTCCGGTAGCCCGGAGCCGGATGATCAAAAGCCTGCTGACGGGAACAAAGACGAATGTTCTGGGGACAACAACCATGCTCACCAGCCTGACCTTTTACGATGACGAGGGCCGGGTGATGCAGGTCAAAAGCCAGAACTACCGGGGCGGGGTAGACAGTGTACTGACCACCTACACGTTTACCGACCAGCCCGTAACCGTCATCCGCTACCACACTAGCCCTTCAAACAGTGTAACGGTCAGGACGCGCTATCAGTACGACCATATGGGAAGAAAGACCCATACCTGGGAGAGTATCAACAATGCAACCGAAGTGCTGCTGGCAAAGAATAACTATAACGAAGTAGGCCAGCTGTGGAAGAAGGAACTGCATAACGGGCTACAGACCACCACCTATACGTATAACGAACGTGGCTGGCTGAGCGGATCCAGTTCGCCGAAGTTCGACCTGAAGCTAAGGTATAACAGCCCAACCAAAGGCGCCCCTGCACAATACAACGGAAATATCTCGGAGCAGGAATACACGGGGGACTACAGCGGCAACCGCTGGTTCACCTATCAGTATGATGCCCTGAACCGTCTGACCACATCGGTATATAACAACAATAACCTTCTTGGCGAGCAGCTGGTATATGACAAGATGGGGAACATCACCAGCCTGACCCGAGGAAACTACGGAACGCTGGGATACCTTTACGACGGAAACCGTTTAAGCAGTGTATCAGGCTTTAAGGCAGGAAGCTATGGTTACGATGTCAACGGCAATGCCACCACAGACGGAACCAGAGGTGTTACCATTACGTACAACGAGTTGAACCTCCCTTCGCAGGTAAGCGGAACGGGGACAGCCACCTATACGTATGATGCAGCAGGAAACAAACTGCGGTCGGTACAGGGAGGGACGACCAGGGACTATATCGCAGGAATCCAGTATACCAACGGAGTGATCGATTTCATTCAGACCGAAGAGGGCAGGGCCGTCAGAAAAAGCGATGGCAGCTACGCCTACGAATACAACCTGAAAGATCATCTGGGCAATACCAGGGTGGTTATAGACGACAACGGCAACAATACCCAACGAGTGGTACAGGAAGACGAGTATTATTCCTTCGGACTGAATGTTGGAAGATATACACTAGGGAATAAAAATAATTATCTTTACAATGGAAAGGAGAAACAGGATGTATTAACTGATGAATATGATTATGGGGCGAGGTTCTATGATCCGGTAATTGGGAGATGGACGAGTGTTGATCCGTTGGCGGAGAAAGGAAGAAGGTGGTCGCCTTATAGCTACACCTTTGATGATCCTATCCGTTTTACTGACCCTGATGGGATGTGGCCAGGGTTAGATATGTTTTCTTTAAGTGGGTCGGTTGCCTTTTATAAGGGAATGACAAATTTTGCCAAAACTATGGTAAAGGCGGCGATAGCCACTGTGAATAGCGTTCTTGATCCAATATCTAATGCCAATTATGCAGGGAATACCCATGGAGCTAAACATGTTACCTATACAAAAGCGGCAAACGAGGGTGTTAAAACATTAGCAGCTGAAGTCGCTGTTGGTGCTGCTGCTGGGAAGATTGTTGGTTCTGTAGCGAAAACATTTGCGAGGGAAGCTTCAGCTGGTACAGGTGCCGGGGCGGTACGTGCAGCTAAATATTCCTCTCAATGGGAAGGAGCGAGTTTAGATGCTACTATTGAAAAGTTTACACCTGGTGCAAAAGGAGTAATAGAAGGGCAAAAAACTATTTACAATAATGCAGAGACGGGAGTTCAAGTCGTTTATGATAATTCAGGAGACTATTTCAGAATACAGGACACTAATTTAGCAGGTAAAAGGCAATATTTAGATATGAGCGGAGAAGTACCAAATAACAAAGTTGTAAACGGTAAACAAATGGGACGAAATCAAGCAGAGTATAACCAAGTAACTCATTTCAGAAATATAGATAACCCATGA